In Corylus avellana chromosome ca2, CavTom2PMs-1.0, the following proteins share a genomic window:
- the LOC132171232 gene encoding calcium/calmodulin-regulated receptor-like kinase 1: MKGILLGLIFGFTIGWIVGVGAAFVLYSVFFCIKTQIESNSPIPSRGVDSTTAFSDSNVGQETPRTSEWSSLPQWLEGLKRNNVVSACGIPKCSYKDIQKATLDFTTSIGEGAFGPVYKAQMATGETVAVKILATNSRQGKNDFLSEVLLLGRLHHKNLVNLVGYGAERGQHMLLYLYMSNGSLASHLYSENQNPLSWDLRIQIALDVARGLEYLHYGAFPPVVHRDIKSSNILLDTSMRARIADFGLSREEMIKPCSSNVRGTLGYLDPEYVSTRTFTKKTDVYSFGVLLFEIISGRNPQQGLMEHVELAAMDMEGESGWEEIVDSQLDGNFDPQELDGVAAIAFKCVNHVSNLRPSMRDIVQALYQIIKMRRGRKHHKRISSATADEIHIEIAQLGIPDPSFVER; this comes from the exons ATGAAAGGTATCTTATTGGGGCTGATATTTGGGTTTACCATAGGGTGGATAGTTGGAGTTGGAGCAGCCTTTGTATTGTATTCTGTGTTCTTCTGCATTAAAACCCAGATAGAGAGTAATTCTCCCATACCTAGCCGTGGGGTTGATTCCACCACGGCATTTTCAGATTCAAATGTTGGTCAAGAAACACCCAGAACATCTGAATGGAGTAGCCTGCCTCAGTGGTTGGAAGGGCTTAAAAGAAACAATGTTGTTTCAGCATGTGGGATACCAAAGTGTTCTTACAA GGATATACAAAAAGCAACTCTTGATTTTACTACAAGCATAGGGGAAGGAGCATTTGGCCCTGTTTACAAGGCGCAGATGGCCACTGGTGAGACGGTTGCTGTTAAAATTCTTGCCACAAATTCTAGGCAAGGGAAGAATGATTTCCTGAGTGAG GTTTTGTTACTTGGAAGATTACACCACAAAAACCTTGTGAACTTGGTGGGCTATGGTGCAGAAAGAGGGCAGCATATGCTTCTTTATCTTTACATGAGCAATGGCAGTCTTGCTTCTCATCTATACA GTGAGAATCAGAATCCGTTGAGCTGGGATTTAAGGATTCAAATAGCACTAGATGTAGCAAGGGGATTGGAATATCTACATTATGGG GCCTTTCCTCCTGTTGTGCATCGTGACATTAAATCTTCTAACATATTGCTGGATACGTCCATGAGAGCCCGA ATTGCTGATTTTGGGCTTTCAAGAGAGGAGATGATTAAGCCATGTTCATCTAATGTCAGAGGAACTTTGGGATACCTTGACCCTGAATATGTGTCAACAAGGACCTTTACTAAGAAAACTGATGTCTACAGTTTTGGAGTGCTACTGTTTGAAATAATTTCAGGCAGGAATCCCCAACAGGGTCTCATGGAACATGTGGAGCTA GCAGCAATGGATATGGAGGGTGAAAGTGGATGGGAAGAAATTGTGGATTCTCAACTTGATGGAAATTTTGATCCCCAAGAACTCGATGGAGTGGCTGCTATTGCTTTCAAATGTGTCAATCATGTTTCCAATCTACGGCCTTCTATGAGAGATATAGTTCAGGCACTATATCAGATTATTAAGATGAGACGTGGAAGGAAGCATCACAAGCGAATTTCATCTGCCACAGCAGATGAAATCCACATTGAAATTGCCCAGCTAGGAATCCCAGATCCTTCCTTTGTTGAACGTtga
- the LOC132171233 gene encoding anthocyanidin reductase ((2S)-flavan-3-ol-forming)-like: MATQHIGKKTACVVGGTGFVASLLVKLLLEKGYAVNTTVRDPDNEKKISHLIALQDLGDLKIFGADLTDEGCFDAPIAGCNLVFHLATPVNFASEDPENDMIKPAIQGVHNVLKACVRAKTVKRVVLTSSAAAVTINKLNGTGLVMDESHWTDVEFLSTEKPPTWGYPASKTLAEKAAWKFAEENGIDLITVIPTLMAGASLTPDVPSSVGLAMSLITGNEFLINAMKGMQMLSGSISITHVEDVCQAQIFLAEKESASGRYICCGVNTSVPELAQFLNKRYAHYKVPTDFGDFPAKAKLALSSEKLIKEGFSFKYGIEAIYDQTVEYFKAKGLLQN; encoded by the exons ATGGCCACTCAGCATATCGGAAAGAAGACTGCGTGCGTCGTCGGCGGCACCGGCTTCGTCGCTTCTTTGCTGGTCAAGCTCTTGCTGGAGAAGGGCTATGCCGTCAACACCACTGTTAGGGACCCAG ACAATGAGAAGAAGATCTCTCACCTCATAGCACTACAAGATTTGGGGGACCTAAAAATATTTGGAGCAGATCTAACTGATGAAGGATGCTTTGACGCTCCCATAGCAGGTTGTAACCTTGTGTTCCATCTTGCAACACCTGTTAACTTTGCTTCAGAAGATCCAGAG AATGACATGATCAAGCCAGCAATCCAAGGGGTACATAATGTTTTGAAAGCATGTGTGAGAGCAAAAACTGTTAAACGTGTCGTTTTGACATCATCTGCAGCTGCTGTAACTATCAACAAGCTCAATGGGACTGGTTTAGTCATGGACGAAAGCCACTGGACCGACGTTGAGTTTTTGAGCACTGAGAAGCCACCTACTTGG gGTTATCCTGCTTCCAAGACACTGGCCGAGAAAGCAGCTTGGAAATTTGCTGAAGAAAATGGTATTGATCTCATCACAGTGATTCCTACTCTTATGGCTGGTGCTTCTCTCACTCCGGACGTCCCCAGCAGTGTTGGTCTAGCTATGTCTCTAATTACAG GCAATGAATTCCTCATAAATGCAATGAAAGGTATGCAAATGCTGTCAGGCTCAATATCTATCACACATGTGGAGGATGTTTGCCAGGCCCAAATATTTTTGGCTGAGAAAGAATCTGCTTCTGGTCGATACATATGCTGTGGTGTCAATACCAGTGTTCCTGAGCTTGCACAGTTTCTCAATAAAAGATATGCTCACTACAAAGTCCCAACTGA TTTCGGAGATTTTCCCGCCAAGGCCAAGTTGGCCTTATCTTCAGAGAAGCTTATCAAAGAAGGGTTCAGCTTTAAGTACGGGATTGAAGCAATTTATGATCAAACCGTGGAGTATTTCAAAGCCAAGGGCCTGCTGCAGAACTAA